The following are from one region of the Abditibacteriaceae bacterium genome:
- a CDS encoding DUF1559 domain-containing protein: MKFTTNYDGRTAIRNKAGFTLIELLVVIAIIAILASILFPVFARARENARRSSCQSNLKQIGLGFAQYGQDYDEKLPAGRVGNNGAGWAGQLQPYVKSEQIFSCPSDDNPSSNYVAPGALLSYGANSNITASRDTGIGGALSALNATARTVMAFEITMFQNDDFSWSDEINGVGGGNRKFSPAGNGLSGYLVGDGGGNGNNGGAYATGFLGTQTATAITRSSVNGSGAFYRGDDGARHLEGSNFLFADGHVKWLKGRAVSPGRNAALATDAPAGLLAAGTAAAGWQATFSVN; encoded by the coding sequence ATGAAGTTTACAACGAATTACGATGGTCGCACCGCGATCCGGAACAAAGCGGGTTTTACCCTCATAGAATTGCTTGTCGTCATCGCGATTATTGCGATCCTGGCGTCGATCTTGTTCCCCGTTTTTGCCCGTGCCCGTGAAAACGCGCGCCGTTCGAGTTGCCAGAGCAATTTGAAGCAAATCGGATTGGGATTCGCCCAATACGGTCAGGATTACGATGAAAAGTTACCCGCAGGCAGGGTTGGGAATAATGGTGCTGGTTGGGCTGGACAACTTCAGCCGTATGTCAAGAGTGAACAGATTTTCAGCTGCCCTTCCGACGACAATCCTTCCTCGAACTATGTCGCGCCAGGAGCCCTACTATCCTATGGAGCCAATTCTAACATCACAGCCAGTAGAGATACTGGTATCGGCGGCGCACTGTCTGCGTTGAATGCTACTGCAAGGACAGTTATGGCTTTCGAGATCACTATGTTTCAAAACGACGATTTCAGTTGGTCCGATGAAATTAATGGCGTCGGCGGCGGCAATAGGAAATTTTCACCAGCTGGCAATGGTCTATCTGGTTACCTGGTTGGCGATGGTGGAGGTAACGGTAACAATGGCGGCGCTTATGCGACCGGATTTCTGGGCACCCAGACAGCCACGGCAATCACGCGGTCATCAGTCAACGGAAGTGGCGCGTTCTACAGGGGAGATGATGGGGCACGGCATCTGGAAGGCAGCAACTTCCTCTTCGCCGACGGCCATGTCAAATGGCTCAAGGGCCGGGCTGTATCGCCGGGACGAAATGCAGCTCTTGCAACCGACGCTCCCGCAGGTCTCCTTGCCGCAGGAACCGCAGCCGCTGGCTGGCAGGCAACGTTCAGCGTCAATTAA